In Tribolium castaneum strain GA2 chromosome 4, icTriCast1.1, whole genome shotgun sequence, one DNA window encodes the following:
- the LOC663576 gene encoding solute carrier family 25 member 32, whose translation MSVVTKTALDTDVSILNHIKYEHFVAGISGGVTSTLILHPLDVIKIRFAVHDGRLQTTPRYSGIWNAFTTIFRQEGPRGLYRGVVPNVWGAGSSWGLYFLFYTTIKTKIQKGNANTALSPGQHLLAASEAGVMTLFLTNPLWVVKTRLCLQYGGSSQQYKGMVDALVKIYRADGVRGYYKGLVPGIFGVSHGAVQFMVYEQLKNEYTKHYNVPISTKLDTVQYLSFAALSKFIAAGVTYPYQVVRARLQNQHYSYKGSFDCITQTWKYEGWRGFYKGLGTNLLRVTPATMITFVTYENVSHFLMK comes from the coding sequence ATGAGCGTGGTGACCAAAACGGCCCTCGACACCGACGTCAGCATCCTCAACCACATCAAATATGAGCACTTCGTCGCGGGGATAAGTGGCGGCGTCACCTCAACCCTGATTCTGCACCCCCTTGACGTTATCAAGATTCGGTTCGCCGTCCACGATGGCAGGCTCCAAACCACGCCAAGGTACTCGGGGATTTGGAACGCATTCACGACGATTTTTCGCCAAGAGGGGCCGCGCGGGCTCTACCGAGGGGTTGTCCCCAACGTTTGGGGGGCTGGCAGCTCATGGGGGCTCTATTTCCTGTTTTACACGACTATCAAGACCAAAATACAGAAGGGGAACGCCAATACGGCCTTGAGCCCCGGCCAACATCTCCTAGCGGCGTCAGAGGCCGGCGTTATGACTTTGTTTCTGACGAATCCGTTGTGGGTCGTAAAGACGAGGCTGTGTTTGCAATATGGGGGTTCTAGTCAGCAGTACAAGGGGATGGTCGATGCTTTGGTTAAGATCTATCGCGCGGACGGCGTTAGGGGTTATTACAAAGGGTTGGTTCCTGGAATTTTCGGGGTCTCTCATGGGGCTGTCCAGTTTATGGTGTACGAGCAGTTGAAAAATGAGTACACGAAACACTACAATGTGCCCATTTCAACGAAGCTTGACACAGTTCAGTATCTCTCATTTGCAGCTTTGTCTAAATTTATCGCAGCGGGGGTGACTTATCCATATCAGGTGGTAAGGGCGAGATTGCAAAATCAACATTACTCGTACAAAGGGTCGTTTGACTGTATAACACAGACGTGGAAATATGAGGGTTGGAGAGGGTTTTATAAAGGTTTAGGGACGAATTTGTTAAGGGTTACCCCTGCCACTATGATCACGTTTGTCACATACGAAAATGTGTCTCACTTTCtcatgaaataa